From a region of the Tenggerimyces flavus genome:
- a CDS encoding helix-turn-helix transcriptional regulator: MKADSIRGHLDALLLAALEDGPLHGYAIIEALQARSGGVLDLPTGSVYPALRRLERARYVSGKWSTVGGRRRRTYQLTRAGKEALAGERAEWSQFTSAINGVLGGNA, encoded by the coding sequence ATGAAGGCCGACAGCATTCGTGGGCACCTGGACGCGCTGCTTCTCGCGGCGCTCGAGGACGGGCCGCTCCACGGGTACGCGATCATCGAGGCACTACAAGCGCGCAGCGGAGGCGTACTCGACCTGCCGACCGGCAGCGTGTACCCGGCACTGCGCAGGCTCGAGCGGGCGCGCTACGTCAGCGGCAAGTGGAGCACGGTCGGTGGCCGGCGGCGCCGTACGTACCAGCTCACGCGCGCCGGCAAGGAAGCTCTGGCAGGGGAGCGGGCCGAATGGTCGCAGTTCACCTCCGCCATCAACGGTGTCCTCGGCGGCAACGCATGA
- a CDS encoding permease prefix domain 1-containing protein, protein MISTQTSPITAYVYAVRRSLHGPRRARIDLIEELTDGLRDAAEAHRQAGLTRVDAEQRAVAESGTVAEVAAAIQPELIAKQGRRTAMLLALGMPGLVLLWDVPWKIGGPWSTATPPATLLLSDIVTWIGLSVGVVGLLAVLGLSLGARLSIPTAVVTRSLGVLGAAALAFTMVASVGMGFANPAEAMGAFMSSWIGLSVMTATLLAVPALTFSVVRSIKVVPS, encoded by the coding sequence ATGATCAGCACGCAGACCAGCCCGATCACCGCGTACGTCTATGCGGTGCGGCGCTCCCTGCACGGTCCGCGGCGAGCGCGCATCGACCTGATCGAGGAGCTCACCGACGGCCTGCGCGACGCCGCCGAGGCGCATCGCCAGGCAGGCCTGACGCGCGTCGACGCCGAGCAGCGTGCGGTCGCCGAGAGCGGCACGGTCGCCGAGGTGGCTGCCGCGATCCAGCCGGAACTGATCGCGAAGCAGGGCCGCCGCACGGCGATGCTGCTCGCGCTCGGCATGCCCGGCCTGGTGCTGTTGTGGGACGTACCGTGGAAGATCGGCGGTCCGTGGAGCACCGCGACGCCTCCGGCGACCTTGTTGCTGTCCGACATCGTCACCTGGATTGGTCTCTCGGTCGGAGTCGTCGGCCTCCTCGCCGTTCTGGGGCTCTCGCTCGGCGCGCGGCTCTCGATCCCTACCGCTGTGGTGACGCGTTCGCTGGGCGTGCTCGGCGCGGCCGCGCTCGCGTTCACGATGGTCGCGTCCGTCGGTATGGGTTTCGCCAACCCCGCTGAGGCGATGGGCGCGTTCATGTCCTCCTGGATCGGCCTGTCGGTGATGACCGCGACGCTGCTGGCCGTGCCGGCGTTGACGTTCTCCGTGGTCCGCTCGATCAAGGTGGTGCCGTCATGA
- a CDS encoding permease prefix domain 1-containing protein, with amino-acid sequence MSRGPIADHVAAVNSALRGPRRRRTDLLGELRDGLDDTAAAYVAAGLTADEAERRAVADSGTVADLAPAYQAELAADQGKRMAMLLGLIMPANYLVWNLLWRQDGSLTWEPGALYRFLSETVDLLGLASGGVAIVGLLMLVWFARRGRDSDRVVRGLVGAEAVMIAGTVGAAVWMNLIDPGQTQDAVRTVGTPVMVVGLLTVAALVLQARALWRTYSAMPRRAALVA; translated from the coding sequence ATGAGCCGCGGTCCGATCGCCGACCACGTGGCCGCTGTCAACTCAGCCTTGCGCGGACCGCGTCGCCGTCGTACGGACCTGCTCGGCGAGCTGCGCGACGGCCTCGACGACACGGCCGCCGCGTACGTCGCCGCCGGTCTGACGGCCGACGAGGCGGAGCGCCGAGCGGTCGCCGACTCGGGAACGGTCGCCGACCTCGCGCCCGCCTACCAGGCCGAGCTCGCGGCGGACCAGGGCAAGCGGATGGCGATGCTGCTCGGGCTGATCATGCCGGCGAACTACCTCGTCTGGAACCTGCTGTGGCGCCAGGACGGCTCGCTCACCTGGGAGCCGGGTGCCCTCTACCGGTTCCTGTCCGAGACGGTCGACCTGCTGGGCTTGGCGAGCGGGGGTGTCGCGATCGTCGGCCTGCTGATGCTGGTGTGGTTCGCGCGTCGCGGACGCGACTCGGACCGGGTCGTGCGCGGCCTGGTCGGCGCCGAGGCCGTCATGATCGCCGGGACGGTCGGGGCGGCGGTCTGGATGAACCTCATCGACCCCGGGCAGACCCAGGACGCCGTGCGGACCGTCGGCACACCCGTCATGGTGGTCGGGCTGCTCACGGTCGCCGCGCTCGTCCTGCAGGCGCGGGCGCTGTGGCGTACGTACTCCGCGATGCCGCGACGCGCCGCCCTGGTGGCGTAA
- a CDS encoding outer membrane protein assembly factor BamB family protein, producing the protein MLPIVLAIVLVVLAVAGGGTAVALNYDKLFGPKDQPTTAPTSDPSDPSPEPTGSASPSPTADASGKITWQIDQKTRGKPRNTLAFWVTDGLAIHATDYDVMAFDAENGKQAWRFAAPLIDKGTGTQKVCGASSTVQDGKVAVTYGAGLKQGTVTTFTCTGIALVDVKTGKAVWTSDLRAGGPPPQLFSPTAQVEITGTNVTVRTTTQLVGYGVADGKRKWMGQVLVPGRPDRVCVFNDLLPSPDGGYGLAQCGLSDTLSVVEIIPDNGIPGRTDIPKDVAGVVPCCGTIVASSPLVVAVRAEQSKVAGRYLVYDDQNRMRAKIIRGKAASDDLNHLWQSFDNGGHQFRRVAVSDQVLVAPTMTERNGSAKLIGFDLVDGRQVWETTLGKGIAPVIVGIDGQSVIAIGRKASDEDPLPLVRVSLANGKVTPIANGFAGSGLNYAVDESRLIWADGAVYGATWSIASHRPALFRLG; encoded by the coding sequence GTGCTTCCGATCGTCCTCGCGATCGTGCTCGTCGTCCTCGCGGTCGCCGGCGGTGGTACGGCAGTCGCGCTCAACTACGACAAGCTTTTCGGGCCCAAGGACCAGCCGACCACGGCGCCCACCTCCGACCCGTCCGATCCGAGCCCTGAACCCACCGGCAGCGCGTCGCCGTCGCCGACCGCGGACGCCTCGGGCAAGATCACCTGGCAGATCGACCAGAAGACGCGCGGCAAGCCGAGGAACACGCTCGCGTTCTGGGTCACCGACGGCCTCGCGATCCACGCGACCGACTATGACGTCATGGCGTTCGACGCCGAGAACGGCAAGCAGGCTTGGCGGTTCGCCGCACCGCTGATCGACAAGGGCACGGGCACGCAGAAGGTCTGCGGCGCGAGCTCGACCGTGCAGGACGGCAAGGTCGCGGTGACGTACGGCGCTGGACTGAAGCAGGGCACGGTCACCACGTTCACCTGCACCGGCATCGCGCTGGTCGACGTCAAGACGGGCAAGGCCGTCTGGACCTCCGACCTGCGCGCCGGCGGCCCGCCGCCTCAGCTCTTCTCGCCGACCGCGCAGGTCGAGATCACCGGGACCAACGTCACCGTTCGCACCACGACCCAGCTCGTCGGGTACGGGGTCGCCGACGGCAAGCGGAAGTGGATGGGCCAGGTACTGGTGCCGGGCCGGCCCGACCGCGTGTGCGTGTTCAACGACCTCCTGCCCAGCCCCGACGGCGGGTACGGGCTGGCGCAGTGCGGGCTGTCGGACACGCTGTCGGTCGTCGAGATCATCCCGGACAACGGGATTCCCGGCCGGACCGACATCCCGAAGGACGTGGCCGGCGTCGTCCCTTGCTGCGGAACGATCGTCGCGTCCTCGCCGCTGGTCGTCGCCGTTCGCGCCGAGCAGTCGAAGGTCGCCGGCCGGTACCTCGTGTACGACGACCAGAACCGCATGCGGGCGAAGATCATCCGCGGCAAGGCGGCGAGCGACGACCTCAACCACCTGTGGCAGTCGTTCGACAACGGCGGACACCAGTTCCGGCGGGTCGCGGTGAGCGACCAGGTGCTGGTCGCGCCCACGATGACGGAACGGAACGGCTCGGCGAAGCTGATCGGGTTCGACCTCGTCGACGGGCGGCAGGTGTGGGAGACGACGCTCGGTAAGGGCATCGCGCCGGTGATCGTCGGGATCGATGGACAATCTGTGATCGCGATCGGACGGAAAGCGAGCGACGAGGACCCGCTGCCGCTCGTTCGCGTGTCGCTGGCCAACGGAAAGGTCACGCCGATAGCGAACGGATTCGCCGGGAGCGGGCTGAACTACGCGGTCGACGAGAGCCGGCTGATCTGGGCAGATGGCGCCGTCTACGGCGCCACGTGGTCCATCGCGTCGCACCGGCCCGCACTCTTCCGGCTGGGCTAG
- a CDS encoding FtsK/SpoIIIE family DNA translocase, translating into MAPRATSPARRTNSRTTSTRGKGSSTTRSRASGATTRRPAARRPPSTGPGVIGRAVTGLGSVIVGIWLGIAHFLGAIVRKIGSGAKELDPELRRDGVGLLLIGLAVVVAAGVWWDLPGAVFDGIRKALAGSVGILGWAIPLLLLLVAWRTLRHPDKNGPGGRQFIGWVAVLGGVLGLVHIAHGTPRPGQAGESLADAGGAIGYVMSSIPSDLLTPYVAVPLLVLLSLFGLLVIMATPIHAIPEKARSAWAKLLHKPEATDETSVDQDAEETVVVKRGKSRRRVGSMRKADETDEDGGPVAYDSPILENREIAKRGKKAPAPAPEPVADAPDDDPKAIEPPPHTPLPQRVEQLALSGDVTYVLPANEVLAPGSPHKPRSKASDAIVDRLTEVLEQFEIDAQVTGYTRGPTVTRYEVELGPAVKVEKVTALTKNISYAVASGDVRLLSPIPGKSAIGVEIPNKDKEIVSLGDVLRSNNARSDHHPMVVGLGKDVEGGFVVANLAKMPHLLVAGATGAGKSGVVNGMITSILMRSTPDEVRMILVDPKRVELNAYEGIPHLITPIITAPKKAAEALQWVVAEMDRRYDDLAAFGFRHIDDFNKAVRTGKAKPPVGSERVLTPYPYLLVIVDELADLMMVAPRDVEDAIVRITQLARAAGIHLVLATQRPSVDVVTGLIKANIPSRLALATSSMTDSRVILDGPGAEKLVGQGDGLFLPMGASKPVRIQGSWVTEAEIHQVVEHCKTQLTPSYREDVTAAAGPKKELDDDIGDDLDLVIQAAELIVSTQFGSTSMLQRKLRVGFAKAGRLMDILESRGVVGPSEGSKPREVYVKADDLEEALTMIRGGE; encoded by the coding sequence ATGGCGCCCCGTGCGACTTCCCCCGCGCGGCGGACGAACTCGCGTACGACGAGCACGCGCGGTAAGGGCTCGTCGACGACCCGTTCGCGCGCGTCCGGCGCGACCACCAGGCGCCCGGCCGCTCGCCGTCCGCCGAGTACTGGCCCTGGTGTGATCGGTCGAGCCGTCACCGGCCTCGGCAGCGTGATCGTCGGCATCTGGCTCGGCATCGCCCACTTCCTCGGCGCGATCGTCCGCAAGATCGGGTCCGGCGCGAAGGAGCTCGATCCGGAGCTCCGCCGCGACGGCGTGGGGCTGCTGCTGATCGGTCTCGCGGTGGTCGTCGCCGCCGGTGTCTGGTGGGACCTGCCCGGCGCGGTGTTCGACGGGATCCGCAAGGCGCTCGCCGGCAGCGTCGGCATCCTCGGCTGGGCGATCCCGTTGCTGCTGTTGCTGGTCGCGTGGCGGACGCTGCGGCACCCGGACAAGAACGGACCCGGCGGGCGCCAGTTCATCGGCTGGGTCGCGGTCCTCGGCGGCGTCCTCGGGCTCGTGCACATCGCGCACGGCACTCCGCGGCCGGGCCAGGCGGGCGAGTCGCTCGCGGACGCCGGGGGAGCGATCGGCTACGTGATGTCGTCGATCCCGTCGGATCTGCTGACGCCGTACGTCGCGGTGCCGCTGCTCGTGCTGCTGTCGTTGTTCGGGCTGCTCGTGATCATGGCGACGCCGATCCACGCGATCCCGGAGAAGGCCCGTTCGGCATGGGCGAAGCTGCTGCACAAGCCGGAGGCGACGGACGAGACGTCGGTCGACCAGGACGCCGAAGAGACCGTGGTCGTCAAGCGCGGCAAGTCCCGGCGCCGCGTCGGGTCGATGCGCAAGGCCGACGAGACGGACGAGGACGGCGGGCCGGTCGCGTACGACAGCCCGATCCTCGAGAACCGCGAGATCGCCAAGCGGGGCAAGAAGGCTCCCGCCCCGGCTCCTGAGCCGGTCGCCGACGCGCCGGACGACGACCCGAAGGCGATCGAACCGCCGCCGCACACGCCGCTGCCGCAGCGGGTGGAGCAGCTCGCGTTGTCCGGCGACGTGACATACGTCCTGCCGGCGAACGAGGTGCTCGCGCCCGGTTCGCCGCACAAGCCGCGGAGCAAGGCGTCCGACGCGATCGTCGACCGGCTGACCGAGGTGCTGGAGCAGTTCGAGATCGACGCGCAGGTGACGGGCTACACGCGTGGGCCGACCGTGACGCGGTACGAGGTCGAGCTCGGGCCGGCGGTCAAGGTCGAGAAGGTCACGGCGCTGACGAAGAACATCTCGTACGCGGTCGCGTCCGGCGACGTCCGGCTACTGTCGCCGATCCCGGGGAAGTCGGCGATCGGTGTCGAGATCCCCAACAAGGACAAGGAGATCGTGTCGCTCGGCGACGTTCTCCGTTCGAACAACGCACGGTCGGACCACCACCCGATGGTGGTCGGGCTGGGCAAGGACGTCGAGGGCGGCTTCGTCGTCGCGAACCTCGCGAAGATGCCGCACCTGCTCGTGGCGGGTGCGACCGGTGCCGGCAAGTCGGGCGTCGTCAACGGGATGATCACGTCGATTCTGATGCGTTCGACGCCGGACGAGGTACGCATGATCCTCGTCGACCCGAAGCGCGTGGAGCTCAACGCGTACGAGGGAATCCCGCACCTGATCACGCCGATCATCACGGCGCCGAAGAAGGCGGCCGAGGCGCTGCAGTGGGTCGTGGCGGAGATGGACCGCCGCTACGACGACCTCGCGGCGTTCGGCTTCCGGCACATCGACGACTTCAACAAGGCCGTGCGTACGGGCAAGGCCAAGCCGCCCGTCGGCAGCGAGCGCGTGCTGACGCCGTACCCGTACCTGCTGGTGATCGTCGACGAGCTCGCCGACCTGATGATGGTCGCGCCGCGCGACGTCGAGGACGCCATCGTCCGCATCACCCAGCTGGCGCGCGCCGCCGGCATCCACCTCGTCCTCGCGACCCAGCGCCCGTCGGTGGACGTCGTGACGGGTCTGATCAAGGCGAACATCCCCTCCCGCCTGGCACTGGCGACGTCGTCGATGACCGACTCGCGCGTGATCCTGGACGGCCCGGGCGCGGAGAAGCTCGTCGGCCAGGGCGACGGCCTGTTCCTCCCGATGGGCGCGTCCAAGCCGGTCCGCATCCAGGGCTCGTGGGTCACCGAGGCGGAGATCCACCAGGTCGTCGAGCACTGCAAGACGCAGTTGACACCCTCGTACCGCGAAGACGTGACCGCGGCGGCGGGCCCGAAGAAGGAGCTGGACGACGACATCGGCGACGACCTGGACCTCGTGATCCAGGCCGCGGAGCTGATCGTGTCCACCCAGTTCGGCTCCACCTCGATGCTGCAGCGGAAACTGCGGGTGGGCTTCGCGAAGGCGGGCCGCCTGATGGACATCCTCGAGTCGCGCGGAGTGGTGGGCCCGTCCGAGGGCTCCAAGCCCCGCGAGGTGTACGTCAAGGCCGACGACCTCGAAGAAGCCCTCACCATGATCCGCGGCGGCGAGTGA
- a CDS encoding helix-turn-helix domain-containing protein, producing MPEQGERIVCHLDKLLADRGLTLAELASQVGITVVNLSILKNNRAKAIRYSTLAALCDALACQPGDLFSYDETR from the coding sequence ATGCCCGAGCAGGGCGAACGGATCGTCTGCCACCTCGACAAGCTCCTCGCCGACCGCGGCCTCACCCTGGCCGAACTGGCCAGCCAGGTCGGCATCACCGTCGTGAACCTCTCGATCCTCAAGAACAACCGTGCCAAAGCGATCCGCTACTCCACCCTGGCAGCCCTCTGCGACGCCCTGGCCTGCCAACCCGGCGACCTGTTCTCCTACGACGAGACCCGCTGA
- a CDS encoding DUF2975 domain-containing protein, which yields MKQFMGRPETMALEWFARLVSLGAAGVAVGVPIYRLTQPGSTVEATLSVKGATLDPGVHFAATHAPILLEAAELPWKLRLWGEAGFAVTWLAIGVGALMVAQVLSTVLAGNPFDSRNPRRIAVIAGSVLVGGMLAPLIQDEATSAILSHLQVAGQVSTLGTFELLPFLVAALIFVVAGAFQRGSQLTADTEGLV from the coding sequence ATGAAGCAGTTCATGGGCCGGCCCGAGACGATGGCGCTGGAATGGTTCGCCCGGCTGGTGTCCCTGGGCGCGGCCGGCGTGGCGGTCGGTGTGCCGATCTACCGGCTGACGCAGCCGGGCAGCACGGTCGAGGCGACGCTCTCGGTCAAGGGGGCGACGCTCGATCCGGGCGTGCACTTCGCGGCGACGCACGCCCCGATCCTGTTGGAGGCGGCCGAGCTGCCGTGGAAGCTGCGCCTGTGGGGCGAGGCGGGGTTCGCGGTGACCTGGCTCGCGATCGGCGTCGGAGCCCTCATGGTCGCGCAGGTGCTGAGCACGGTCCTCGCCGGCAACCCGTTCGACAGCCGCAACCCGCGCCGGATCGCCGTCATCGCGGGCAGCGTCCTCGTCGGCGGAATGCTCGCTCCGCTGATCCAGGACGAAGCCACCTCGGCGATCCTCTCCCACCTGCAGGTCGCCGGCCAGGTCAGCACGCTGGGCACCTTCGAGCTCCTCCCGTTCCTCGTCGCGGCCCTGATCTTCGTGGTGGCGGGGGCTTTCCAACGGGGCAGTCAGCTCACCGCTGACACCGAAGGCCTGGTCTGA
- the rimO gene encoding 30S ribosomal protein S12 methylthiotransferase RimO, which yields MTTTPTAPTTVAVVTLGCARNEVDSEELAARLADGGFQLVDDAADAEAVLVNTCGFVETAKKDSVDQLLAASDLKEDGKTRAVVAVGCMAERYGNELAEALPEADAVLGFDDYPDIASRVQSILNGQQHVPHTPRDRRKLLPISPADRAASTQAIPGHANAEPDLPEGLAPAAGPRVHRRRLGSGPLAPLKLASGCDRRCTFCAIPRFRGAFVSRKPADILTEADWLARHGVKELFLVSENSTSYGKDLGDLRLLERLLPDLAATDGIERVRVSYLQPAEMRPGLIDAMCQTENVAPYFDLSFQHASNSVLRRMRRFGDTERFLALIEQVRAQQPEAGIRSNVIVGFPGETEDDVDELCRFLTEARLDVVGVFGYSDEDGTEAATYDGKLDQDEIDARYARVTELCEELTAQRAEDRIGQELSVLIESVDEDGTIEGRAEHQGPDVDGTVRILDTTAAVGDLVRARAIDADGVDLIAKAEARG from the coding sequence ATGACCACCACCCCCACCGCGCCCACGACTGTCGCCGTCGTCACGCTCGGCTGCGCTCGCAACGAGGTCGACTCGGAGGAACTCGCGGCCCGCCTCGCCGACGGCGGGTTCCAGCTCGTCGACGACGCGGCCGACGCGGAGGCTGTACTCGTCAACACCTGCGGCTTCGTCGAGACCGCCAAGAAGGACTCCGTCGACCAGCTCCTCGCCGCCTCCGACCTCAAGGAGGACGGCAAGACGCGGGCCGTCGTCGCCGTCGGCTGCATGGCGGAGCGGTACGGCAACGAGCTCGCCGAGGCGCTGCCCGAGGCCGACGCCGTCCTCGGCTTCGACGACTACCCCGACATCGCCAGCCGCGTCCAGTCGATCCTGAACGGCCAGCAGCACGTTCCCCACACGCCGCGCGACCGCCGCAAGCTGCTCCCGATCTCCCCGGCTGACCGCGCCGCCAGCACCCAGGCGATCCCCGGCCACGCGAACGCCGAGCCCGACCTCCCCGAGGGCCTCGCCCCGGCAGCCGGCCCGCGCGTCCACCGAAGGAGGCTGGGCTCCGGACCGCTCGCCCCGCTGAAGCTCGCGTCCGGGTGCGACCGGCGCTGCACGTTCTGCGCGATCCCGAGATTCCGCGGCGCGTTCGTCTCCCGCAAGCCCGCCGACATCCTCACCGAGGCCGACTGGCTCGCCCGCCACGGCGTCAAGGAGCTCTTCCTCGTCAGCGAGAACTCCACCTCGTACGGCAAGGACCTTGGCGACCTCCGCCTGCTCGAGCGCCTCCTGCCCGACCTCGCCGCGACCGACGGCATCGAGCGCGTCCGCGTCTCCTACCTGCAGCCCGCGGAGATGCGCCCCGGTCTCATCGACGCGATGTGCCAGACCGAGAACGTCGCGCCGTACTTCGACCTCTCCTTCCAGCACGCCAGCAACTCAGTCCTGCGCAGGATGCGGCGGTTCGGCGACACCGAACGCTTCCTCGCGCTGATCGAGCAGGTCCGCGCCCAGCAGCCCGAGGCCGGCATCCGCAGCAACGTGATCGTCGGGTTCCCCGGCGAGACCGAGGACGACGTCGACGAGCTGTGCCGGTTCCTCACCGAGGCCCGGCTGGATGTGGTCGGCGTGTTCGGCTACTCCGACGAGGACGGCACCGAGGCGGCGACGTACGACGGCAAGCTCGACCAGGACGAGATCGACGCCCGGTACGCGCGGGTGACCGAGCTCTGCGAGGAGCTCACCGCGCAGCGGGCCGAGGACCGGATCGGCCAGGAGCTCTCCGTTCTGATCGAAAGCGTCGACGAGGACGGCACCATCGAGGGCCGCGCGGAGCACCAGGGCCCGGACGTCGACGGCACCGTTCGCATCCTCGACACCACGGCAGCAGTCGGCGACCTCGTCCGCGCCCGCGCGATCGATGCGGACGGGGTTGACCTCATCGCGAAGGCGGAGGCACGCGGGTGA
- the pgsA gene encoding CDP-diacylglycerol--glycerol-3-phosphate 3-phosphatidyltransferase has translation MTDGPVAQPSTWNIANGLTILRVLLVPLFGWFLLREGGDDLTMRIAAFVTFGIAALTDKFDGEVARRRGLITDFGKIADPIADKALMGMALVGLSLLGELTWWVTAVILVREIGITLLRFWVIRYGVISASPGGKAKTLLQVIAIAMYLLPFGGWFHLGAQIVMGAAVALTVLTGADYVIRAVKLRRGKP, from the coding sequence GTGACGGACGGACCGGTGGCGCAGCCGAGTACCTGGAACATCGCGAACGGGCTCACGATCCTTCGCGTCCTGCTCGTCCCGCTGTTCGGCTGGTTCCTCCTCCGCGAGGGTGGCGACGACCTCACCATGCGGATCGCCGCGTTCGTGACGTTCGGCATCGCCGCTCTCACCGACAAGTTCGACGGCGAGGTGGCCCGGCGACGCGGCCTGATCACCGACTTCGGCAAGATCGCGGACCCGATCGCGGACAAGGCGTTGATGGGCATGGCGCTCGTCGGCCTGTCCCTGCTCGGCGAGCTGACCTGGTGGGTCACCGCGGTGATCCTGGTCCGCGAGATCGGCATCACGCTGCTGCGGTTCTGGGTGATCCGGTACGGCGTGATCTCCGCGAGCCCCGGCGGCAAGGCGAAGACGCTGCTGCAGGTGATCGCGATCGCGATGTACCTGCTCCCGTTCGGCGGCTGGTTCCACCTCGGGGCGCAGATCGTGATGGGCGCCGCGGTCGCCCTGACCGTGCTCACCGGCGCCGACTACGTGATCCGCGCGGTCAAGCTCCGCCGCGGTAAGCCGTGA
- a CDS encoding CinA family protein has translation MSERDELAEGCYQSLLARGETVATAESLTGGLLGGALTSVSGISAVYRGGVIAYAVDVKAAVLGVPQALLDRYGPVHPDTAAAMATGVRRLLGATYGLSTTGVAGPLPHGGEPAGTVDIACVGPGGPVLRRLRLDGDREQIRARTVHTALDLLRLCLAR, from the coding sequence GTGAGCGAACGGGACGAGCTCGCCGAGGGCTGCTACCAGTCGTTGCTCGCCCGCGGCGAGACGGTGGCGACCGCGGAGTCGCTGACCGGAGGCCTGCTCGGCGGCGCGCTGACGTCGGTGTCGGGGATCTCGGCGGTCTACCGCGGCGGCGTGATCGCGTACGCGGTGGACGTGAAGGCCGCGGTGCTCGGCGTCCCGCAGGCGTTGCTGGACCGGTACGGACCCGTTCACCCCGACACGGCGGCCGCGATGGCCACCGGCGTGCGTCGGCTGCTCGGCGCGACGTACGGCCTGTCCACAACCGGCGTCGCCGGCCCGTTGCCGCACGGGGGAGAGCCGGCCGGAACGGTGGATATCGCCTGCGTTGGGCCTGGTGGGCCGGTGTTGCGGCGGCTGCGGCTGGACGGCGATCGGGAACAGATTCGTGCCCGTACGGTCCACACTGCTCTAGACCTGTTGCGGCTGTGCCTCGCGCGGTGA
- a CDS encoding phosphotransferase family protein, with translation MADGSATGVADQVLARFGSGVDRAVRVAFAYSNEVWLTDDVVVRIGHFDREIALAPLIPPGVGYPALVDHGEVDGWSWMASERIPGENLGQEAWPQLSDDLSTRAVLDLWARVRVLHTTELAAARRAGCTTTPFYALDPADAARQLEEVAGVLGGRLTARLRSMLDDLFAAMAGQPLVLAHTDASVSNAVWTPDERAIPVDLEFACVAPEDLDLEHLFRTLDEVNAPTTSAALAEVTSDLLARPGAGTRLRGYAVLRDLWSLRAWVRSTDFRTEADAGFPLTQLRRHAAGTSWLEEVL, from the coding sequence ATGGCCGACGGTAGCGCCACCGGGGTCGCGGATCAGGTGCTCGCTCGGTTCGGGAGCGGTGTGGACCGGGCCGTGCGGGTCGCGTTCGCCTACTCCAACGAGGTGTGGCTCACCGACGACGTGGTGGTGCGCATCGGCCACTTCGACCGCGAGATCGCCCTGGCACCGCTGATTCCACCCGGTGTGGGCTATCCGGCCCTCGTCGATCATGGCGAGGTCGACGGGTGGAGCTGGATGGCGAGCGAGCGCATCCCTGGCGAGAACCTCGGCCAGGAGGCTTGGCCGCAACTGTCCGACGACCTGAGTACCCGCGCGGTGCTCGACCTGTGGGCGCGAGTACGCGTCCTGCATACGACCGAGCTCGCCGCGGCGCGGCGGGCGGGCTGTACGACCACGCCGTTCTATGCGCTCGACCCGGCCGATGCCGCGCGGCAGCTCGAGGAGGTGGCCGGCGTCCTGGGTGGCCGACTGACGGCGCGGCTCCGATCGATGCTGGACGACCTGTTCGCCGCGATGGCCGGCCAACCTCTCGTGCTCGCGCACACCGACGCGTCCGTGTCGAACGCGGTGTGGACGCCCGACGAGCGAGCCATCCCGGTCGACCTGGAGTTCGCCTGCGTCGCGCCGGAGGATCTCGACCTGGAACACCTGTTCCGCACGCTCGATGAGGTCAACGCTCCGACCACATCCGCGGCGTTGGCTGAGGTCACGTCGGACCTCCTCGCCCGTCCCGGTGCGGGAACCCGGCTACGCGGCTACGCCGTTCTGCGTGACCTGTGGTCGCTGCGGGCCTGGGTACGCAGTACCGACTTCCGTACGGAAGCGGACGCCGGCTTCCCGCTGACCCAGCTTCGCCGGCATGCCGCGGGCACGAGCTGGCTCGAGGAGGTGCTCTAA